Below is a genomic region from Brassica rapa cultivar Chiifu-401-42 chromosome A08, CAAS_Brap_v3.01, whole genome shotgun sequence.
CTGTCAAAGCATTCCGTACACAAGTCAAAATCCGCCTGTCAAAAACCTCAATATTAGCatgtaagtttttaaaaaactatttaaGAAAATAGGAGAAAGAATGAACATTGCTACAAACAATAAGATGGATAGTCCATGATCATAGTtaaattgtgtttttctttCTATATCAGATATTCAAAGCCAAAGGGAACagatgaaatgaaaataaagtaaaGAGACAAAACACCTGCGTAGGGCAGTGGTAGCGCTTGCGAGAGCAATCAGCTGAACAGGAGTTGCAGTGATATTCGACCGCTGGACCCTCTTGCTTCAGCAAGTCATCAGGCGCCACCGGATCTGGGAACAACCCTGATGGCGTAGCTTGTGCTGTGGGACGAGGCTTGTGAACAAGAGCAGGGGAAGCCTCATCTGTTTGAAACCGATATAAACTGTTAAGCAGAGACTCCTTATCCCCTAAATCATCATGATCGCCGGGAGTAGAACTAGCATCTGGTGATGATGGGAATGGGTGAAAATTGATTAAGCCCCAGTAGTCCAAGAACTCCATCACCTCTTGCTTTGCTTCCGAGTCTCCAACCTCGAGTTCTGATAAGTCTTTAACTTCTATCTGTGTGTTCGGATCTGAATGAAACTTCTTCATGATCCAATCCCGTATTTCCCTATACACCTCAGGAGTACGACCCTCCAACTTGCCGTTAAAGAAAGAGGGCAATGAGCGCTCTTCAAGCGGGTGAATTTTTTCCCATGAAAACCAACCTTCAAAAAGTTTCAGTACAGTAACCCATATTACACACTGTTCTTCTTTAAATCAAAACTATACTGATGAGAAGTTGTGAAGACTGAACCACAACAACAACGATATCGAATGACATGGTAGCTCAATGTTAATTCAAAATAAGGACTAAGAGCATCAATTAATCTCCTGGTGTTATTCAAATGAGATTCTACATGATTAGCATTCTCGTTCTACCTTATGAAAAATGCTGTAGTATCATTGGATACAGATACAATCCTAATAACACAAAAGAACACACTGTTTCAAATCTTGATAGACTAGATACTGAACATGACCTCTCTCAAAATCTAAATCACATAGCACAAGGACAAGGACAAATCTTCTTCCAACAAAAgctatatattcacataaaccCAACTCTAAAGTCTCATCCTTTCCTGATGAAACCTAGAATTTACTTCGCCTACCATGGAAATTTTTCGTTTTTATCAAAGAAAaacagtgaagaagaagaagaagacgaacgAACCGCAATGATTAGGCACCACGTGTACATTACTCTCGCGAGATCTAACTGCTTCGAACTCAGCTTCGATCTTAGCCTCCCACTCACGGATCGCCGCTTTATccctctcttcctcctcctccttcaacTTCTCCCCGTCCGTACCCACCACCCCCACCACCACCTCCGCCTTCACCCCAGCCGCGGACGGCATGCTGCTGGGCGCCTGTCGAGCTCGAGTCAAAGGCCCGCTGTGAACCGGAGAAAAGGAAGCAAGCATCGCCTTCTCGCGCTTCAACATCCTCTTCGCAGAAGCGGAATTGGAGGTCCCCAGAGCGTTCGCTTTGCGTTTCAAACGCCGCCGCATCGACGGCTCAGATGCCGGAGAGTCTCCAGCCAAAGCTAGGGTTCGTTTCtcatccatctctctctctctctcaagtgTGTTGTTGGCTCTTTGCTACAACAACAACGAAACCATTTTCGAGGCTTTTAGCAGAAACGTTTGCTATTCCCAATCTCAATTTTGCTTCTTCCCCCTTCACTGTTCCTTTTGCATTTAACTTTGTTTTGGGGTTTTTTTGTAATTAAGTTTTATTTGGGTGCGGAATTAGCATATTGTAAGTTTTAAGGGGGAAAAAAAACGAAACATGTTGAAATTAGCGCGCCTGCAATCGGTTTACTTCGGTCTAAATCAATCACTCTCAGATTAGCCTTCCGGTTCGACAGGAATATGGAGTTTGCTAGAATTGAAATTCGGTTATACCATATTCTGGGGTTATTGAGGTTGATTTAAGAGAATCTTATTGAAAGAATTAAACTTTATATTGAACCAACCTCTACTATGTGGTTTATAGTCATTTAGAATAATAACtacatactagattttgatccgggCTTCAAAAACACAGGTTTTTCCGATTAAGAATATTGTTtgatatgaattattattttggttttgatgttttgaagtatattattagtgttacaaaaaaaaaaaaaagaagtatattATTAAGTTATAAAGTGTTATTATATCGAAAAGGTAAAAgagttttagtttaaaattatataatttatcaaatagtttattttagattttatatgtgTATTCTTATGTTACAACGTCATCGTTGCATTTTGTGTGTATTTTGTAAGAGTTATATTTGTTGAGTTGATGAGACAAAAAATTTACTTGGCAGATTTTGGACTAATCTAATAGTACTGGTTTGGATTTGCGTGTCTGAAAAAATGTTCAAGATTACGTAGTTTCATATTATTTGACAGTATTTCTCATTCAGTTATgtatttcataaatttttaaaatttatatcatgaatttttaaaatttatatgttattggATTAAATATGTGTAGTCGTTATTCtaaaatctattatataataggaGAGTTTCTCTCCTCCTGATGCGACACGTCAGCGGTTTGTGGGTCCCACTTTTTAAAAGTGtgaaaaaatgtcaaatatGTGGTTCGAACCCGGGTTATTAAGATATAAGCACCCACAACTATACCATTGCACTAAAGgatactttgtacattgatggtcgaaactaatatatattataaaggtcggaaactaatattacattgTTGACcccacttctttttttttcctaattgATGGGTAACAAATGTACTTCGACAAAAAGTGGGCTTTGGGCTTATTAATTTTCTGTTTATTAGGCTTTGTATCTGCTCAAAGTGGTGATACGGACAAAGCTAAGAAGATTAGGGAAGCCGCCATCTTCACCATCTCCTTCGTCGCTTGCGATTTCCCTTCCGGCAATCAGCAATTATGGTCGATCTTTAAGGCTCTACGCACGTTTTGCGCCTACCAAACGCTTAGTTTCTCCTCTAACGCCTTCAGAGctcttatatatatagaatcCCTCGAGGTAAAAGCTCCATCTTGTCTCGAACTTTTCTTTCTCAGTTTTTCGATCGCTTTACTTTCTCACATCTGTCACGAAAATGACTTATCCAGCTGCTACAGCCGCTTCAGCCGCCGTTACCTACTCTACCTTCAACTCTCTCCGCTTTGGAAGGTCCACTCAGTCCATTGTTAGTCGGCTCATCCGATTCTAGGATTCCAGAAACATTAACAAGAATGGAGAGTTTATGGGCATCACCATTCTCCTCCTTGATGAactggtgatgattgtttctaacttatttttttatcactttaactctgctttgcttattctttgttcatatatgaaacgtgtctttatctttttgttttggttttgtctatGGGTTTTTTTATGAGCAACTAatgatttttctctgtttttcttacaGGATTCTGTGATCTACGGTTTCATCCCTGCAATCTCCAaacaaaacaggaaaactgaatgaattatgtttttagcaaccgaatctaaaagaaataaaagacatctcacttaacaaattaaaactttttcttttgcagATTCCGACGACAACGAAGCACCCGAGGACCAACGACAATGGAATTATTCGGAAGAAGCCTAACTGATGTAAGTAAACTCCTCTTCAATAACGCATTACACTATTATCGCTCCCCAATCTCACAAACTTAAGCTCTAATCATACCAGAGATCCCACAGGTGATGCTGTCCCGAcgaaggagaaaaaaaaaaaagataacctaacgttttttttttccagtttttaagttcaaatcatgttttagacATAGAGCCCAACATAATTTGAGCCCAAACATTTTAAACCCACAATTACTTTTTCATAATGAAAAAACGTCAACCttcgtttatgttttgttaaactacTTTAATCTTTATGatttgttaaactatttcacACAGGGGGCAGATCTCCTTAGAAGGGGAGCCACTCGCCACGATGCTTCCAGTTTCACCACTTTTGAAACTCTTATGAACCACAAAGCCAATATAAGAGCTCTGTTTCAATCCAACGGCTGGATTTTGTCACAGACCACCGCTAAGCCTGAAGAGGGAAGAGAAGTGGAGTGCTGCGTTTTGGAAGATGGTTACTTGGAGTttacaagatgaagatgaaACCCGTGACGAGGAAGACGAGGAGAAGTGTTACTTGGAATATCCTAACGTTGAGGATGTAGACAATGTGTGATCTTAGCGATGAAGATTAGTGTAGCTTTAATATATGCTACTACGGTCCTTGAGCTCCCTAACAAGTACTAGCAAACAAtgtgtattttgaaaaaataaaataattttgtaatgcaagtagtttgaaactttgagtATTTATTCAAACAACGGGTATATACAGAGTTGATAACTTGATATGGACCCCCAAATAAGTTGGTGTTGCGCTGTCACAATAtctgtctttttaatttcatatacctgacgtaagcttcttcatcttctctatTTCCCTTTCCGTTGTTCCACGCTCTTTGTTTCATGTTTAGGCATTTTTTATATTCTCtatattttatcttaattatactttttgaaTTTGCCTTCCGTTTTGGGAGATGTCTCTAACTTGAGTTAATCGTCAAAAGCTAGGATAAATTTTGTTGTCTTATTTCcgataaattttattctttaatttgcaCAAATCTTAAACAACACCAACATCCCGTAAATCATACCGCCCCACCGATATCCAAAATAACCagccccgcgcttgcgcggggtcTCAGAACCTAGTACTATAGATGAgtgatatttaatttattagtttcttagttttattaaatgtaagtatttttttttcaattttgtcaaACGCGTCACCAAAATTTTCCTACAAAGTTTGTTCTTTGTATGTACAAAACTTAACCATCTTGGCGCAACAAGTTTTCTAAATTGGTTCCTTTTAGTGTAGTTCGAACCTCTTCCCAATTCTGTACATGTGACAATGACCTCGATGAACCTTCATCTGCTGACTCTTTAGCTCACGTTTTGGGACCTTTAGAAACTCTGTAAGTCCAGTTTCTGCATCCAGACCAAAAATCATACACATAGAAAAGAACAATCACTGAGTTAACCTAAttctaaaagaaaatattaatttctcttttgtttttggtgataaaactaaaatttcCTACTTTCTTGCATCTAAACAAAGTTGAAAGTTCTATGAGCTACTTAATTACAGCAGAGACATAGAATAGGATGGTACATACATGATCGCCACATGTGACTTAGCTACATCATGTTAATCTATCTGAAAATCAATTccatataaattttgtaaaatataaacataaatcTATCAGTGTTAGAAGGACCGTGGATGCTGTAAAATGACATaagtaaaataaatttgaacTTCTGGTTACAACTTACACGTACGGTTTCCACCTAATTTATTGACACGAAAAACATTTAAAGTGTTGGGAATGCTCGGAATATTTAAATTAGTAGCATCTTAAAGATAGAATATTTTTGTCAATTCTAATTTAAAGATTAATTGGTGATGAGAAGTTCGAAAAGAAAAGGCTTATGGAAAATGGAGCATTCGAAATACAAAAGAAGAAATTCTCCAACCGCAAACAATCTTTTTACATCGTCGAGGAACAGTACTGAAGAAGTGAAAAACCATAGATAacacataagaaaaaataagCAATAAATCAGAACTTATAATGGTGCTTCTAAAAAGAACTTCTCTTGTGATCTTTCTTGGACTTCGAGAATCCTAACCCTAATCTCTCTCTCCACCAACCACTCGACCCTTTTGATTTGGTTCTAGGTGAATCATCGTCTTCTTCGTTGAGTTCTTCTCTCAAAGTTGGCATTCTCTTCGTCGTGTTGACTTCTTCCTTGAGAGGTAGGATCATGCCATCGCAAAAGATTTCATCTGCTGTGGTCATGGAGCAGTTCTTGATACCGAACTCAAAATCATCTGACGACACAGGTGCCTCCTTGTACTTGATTATTTCGTTCTTGGTCGCTGCGAAACCGCTGGAGAATGAGATTCTTGGCTCTGCATATCCACCTTGCTGATGATGTAGCTTCATGTTGGAACACTCCATTTTTATCTTCTCTCTTTATCTTTATTTGGTACGTTACTGTATTTGATGCACTCTGTATTGGTAAAAGGTGTGTATTTATATGAAACATCTTAGATTCATATAACTTGTTTTTTAGTGCAACATGATAGGGATTAATAATATCTTATTATCGTGTATGATGTCACATACACAAAGGGACGAATGTGTTGTCTCTTGGAGTTTAAAGATCTAAGATTAGATTCTTAATTGATTTTAGTTATCTTCAATAGTAACTTATAACCCATTTTAGGATCAACGGCGGGGAAAAGTTAATGCAAATAGTCTCTTGATACATAAGAAGGGCCATATATGATCACCAAAACAATACTATTTCTATGTAATTGTTGGAAGATGAAACCCTAGATTAACGCAAAGGGATGTTTTAAGCACATGTACGTTTTAATTTTATGCACATgcattctcaaaaaaaaaatctcatgcCAAACTCAGTTATTTTATGCTTCTTATAAAAATGTggataaaatataaatactcTGTTGGCTTTCAAAGGTCTCCGAAGGTTGCACAAAAATTATTTGCTGAGAACATATAACGAATATTCTTATAGATTAATACTGCAGTATAAATTACAAATGTTAGTATTTGTAAATAACAATATTTTCAAAACTATGTTTGtttagagttaaaaaaaaatcagtgatCTTTAGAATAAGTATGTGAGTGTTTAGTTTTAAAGAAAGAGCTGAACAAAAATAGTAATTCTCAGAAAATGGCTACTAATTTTTAGTAATGACATCTATagatcatttttaaaataatttagcCGATAAAAATGAGTAGAAAACTAGTAAAAAAATGAGTCGGTAGTCTATATAAAATTGGTCATCTTATCTCATgtcatttttaatgtattttttgaaattatgtttAACGACTCTATTTTTGTAACGACTCTATTTATCCTGTTTATTTTGGTAGTACATTATATTTCTGGTGGAGTTAGCCATTTCTAGTCAAATGCTTAGTTACTcgttttcaaaaagtatttagCTCACTTTAGAGTTTACATCGAATTTGACTACATAAGTTTGACATTGTTTTCATTGTGGTTTTGAAACCAATGTTTGACTTTGACACGAACTTTTGATTTTAACAATGTTTTTTTCACTTTGCTTTTATACCTCAATTTTAAGCGATGGTTTACACATTTTTTTGGACGTCATAAAAAAGTAACTATGCATTTGACTAGAAATGGCTAACTCCACGatcataaaaaataaactcAGAGTAATTAACatctaattaatattttagtaataCACATCTCAAAAAGATCCGTACATGTGAAAATGATAGCTGGTATCGGCTAGTTGCAGTATTGCACAGAGTAATTACTAATATGAGCCCCCACGCAACTCGGTTTCCGACACGTTAACATTAAttacacacaaacacacacttCCCTGTTTAATCCTCTCCTCACTCCACCAGGCAACAACCAAGAAAACTCATGCagaaagaaaagaatataaGTACTATGAGTTTATGATGAACCGTACATTTCTTGTTGTACTTATTTATCAAGTACAATATTTTCCTATCTCGACATAAGTAAGACCTCCTATAAGTCTATAACTCTTAAAAGTGATAACGTAAATAGCTGGAAAGAAAaagcataattttatttttttttatttttttatgctgGAAAGAAAAAGCATAATTAACTAACTAGATATAGAAAAAAGTATACTTATATCTAAGTATCTactcttttataattttaatcttATCTGACGTCTACTTGTGTATAGAGTTATGTATAGATGAGCGTGTGTCTCACCTATGGATGGTCTCCCATACAGTGAACCAAAGTTGTATCTTGCAGTTGTAGTTCACAAAATCTGAGAACGTTTTTGTCTACTTGCGATTTTTAAATTATGCAACAAACCGCATTATTATAAAGTACAAAAAAACAGAGGCTCGACGTACAAGGGCAGATCTTGGATTTAACTTGTTCTTGTGTcatattttaaagtaaatagaAAAGAAGAAGGGTCGGAGAACCTCTTTTGCTGCTTCGACGTTGGTTTCGTGCACTAAATCCAGCAGCGTAAGTTTAAGTAAATGTCGGTGTGTTCTTCTACAAAGCAAGTGATGATATGGCTCATGGTTTGCTGGATGGACAATCTGAAAATATCCAGCTTAATTTTGgggaatatatatttttatttataagagAAATTAATCTGGAATAATCTTTTTATATTTCCCGTACTTAAAATCTTAGTATCCTCTGTCACAAGATATTTGGGGATCGATAATGTACTTGCAAATTCAATGCTTTTTGCTAAATAAGGATATTTAATGTTTAGAAAGCGTTGTGTACAATTTATATGAAATGTCTTTATATTGTTGGTTTGGTCGTTCGGACTGTACttgttgatgttttttttttccttttacttAATGAGGTTGTTTTTAAGGTATTGAGTTTGACTTAATCTTCGTATATTTGATAATATATGTATCATGCATGTATACATGGGCGAAGCTAGGTATAAATTTGATTGGTGCATAAGCTATATAAACTGAATCAGTGGGTGCAGTAACAAGAGTTTCTAATACCTTTCTTATATTTACCGTACaacataataattaagaatGAAAACTAGTGGATTCGTAGGCACCCATTGTATTGGCGGTAGCTTCACCCCTGTATGTATAGTGTATTGTGAATATGTTGCTTTGGTACCATACTACCATATAGACTTGGATGGTTATTAGTGCATTTGCATAGTTGTTAACAGCATATGAACAACACTTTTAACATTTTTGGGATCGCGTCAAACCTCATACGTATCCTAAATTCCTAGTGATAAGAgtatatattgatattttctCAGTGTGTTTACATTTGCTTAGATTCATCTCTTCATAGCTAATTTATAACTTATAACTTTCCTGTGTTTTTGTATTGAGTATATATAGTTTTTCGTCATGTCAATAATAAAGCATATTGGAGCTCCTTTAGCTGAGTGGATAGAGCGCCTGTAAGCAGAAAGTCAAAGGTTCGACCCCCTTCCTGGTGCGTTTTCTTTTATGTTACTAAGTTATGAGGAGAGGAGGGTTTATCTTGAATAGACTTTTGACTTGCCCAATATTCCGGCGTTGTAAAACCCTAATCTCTCCCTGCTTCAGGCCACCGACTTTGACTTGTTTCCATTTTCACATTCCAAAACCACTCTTGTTTCTTgat
It encodes:
- the LOC103834416 gene encoding uncharacterized protein LOC103834416; amino-acid sequence: MECSNMKLHHQQGGYAEPRISFSSGFAATKNEIIKYKEAPVSSDDFEFGIKNCSMTTADEIFCDGMILPLKEEVNTTKRMPTLREELNEEDDDSPRTKSKGSSGWWRERLGLGFSKSKKDHKRSSF
- the LOC117127244 gene encoding uncharacterized protein LOC117127244, with the protein product MYFDKKWALGLLIFCLLGFVSAQSGDTDKAKKIREAAIFTISFVACDFPSGNQQLWSIFKALRTFCAYQTLSFSSNAFRALIYIESLELLQPLQPPLPTLPSTLSALEGPLSPLLVGSSDSRIPETLTRMESLWASPFSSLMNWIL